The following proteins are encoded in a genomic region of Streptococcus cristatus AS 1.3089:
- a CDS encoding pyridoxal phosphate-dependent aminotransferase, whose amino-acid sequence MDLTKKFNKNLDKIEVSLIRQFDQSISTIPGVLRLTLGEPDFPTPDHIKETAKAAIDANQSHYTGMSGLLELRQAAADFVKEKYHLNYRPEDEVLVTIGATEALSATLTAILEEGDKVLLPAPAYPGYEPIVNLVGAEIVEIDTTENDFVLTPEMLEQAILEQGDALKAVILNYPANPTGVTYSRAQIEALAAVLSKYEVFVVCDEVYSELTYTEQGHVSLAEYLPEQTIVINGLSKSHAMTGWRLGFIFAPAAFTAQLIKSHQYLVTAANTMAQYAAIEALTAGKDDAQPMKTEYIQRRDYIIEKMTELGYQIIKPDGAFYIFAKIPEGYNQYSFAFLQDFAEKKAVAFIPGAAFGQYGEGYVRLSYAASMETIKEALKRLKEYMEDHA is encoded by the coding sequence ATGGATTTGACTAAGAAGTTTAATAAGAATTTAGATAAAATTGAAGTGTCTCTGATTCGTCAGTTTGACCAGTCTATTTCTACGATTCCAGGCGTTCTGCGGCTGACCTTGGGCGAGCCGGACTTTCCGACACCGGATCATATCAAGGAGACGGCCAAGGCCGCGATTGATGCCAACCAGAGCCACTATACAGGAATGAGCGGGCTTTTGGAGTTACGGCAGGCTGCGGCTGATTTTGTCAAGGAGAAGTACCATCTGAACTATCGCCCAGAAGATGAAGTCTTAGTTACTATTGGGGCAACCGAGGCTCTGTCTGCGACTCTGACGGCTATTCTGGAGGAGGGCGACAAGGTCTTGCTGCCAGCGCCAGCTTATCCAGGCTATGAGCCGATTGTCAATTTGGTCGGGGCAGAGATTGTCGAGATTGATACGACAGAAAACGACTTTGTCTTGACCCCTGAAATGCTGGAGCAGGCTATCTTGGAGCAGGGGGATGCGCTCAAGGCGGTTATTCTCAACTATCCAGCCAATCCGACTGGCGTGACCTATTCACGGGCACAGATTGAGGCTTTGGCAGCAGTATTGAGCAAGTATGAAGTATTTGTCGTTTGTGATGAGGTTTATTCTGAGTTGACTTATACGGAGCAGGGACACGTTTCTCTGGCGGAATATTTGCCTGAGCAGACCATCGTGATCAATGGCTTGTCCAAGTCTCATGCTATGACGGGCTGGCGACTAGGCTTTATCTTTGCTCCTGCTGCTTTTACCGCTCAATTGATCAAGAGCCATCAGTATCTAGTGACAGCAGCCAACACCATGGCTCAATATGCAGCTATTGAGGCCTTGACGGCTGGTAAGGATGATGCCCAACCCATGAAGACGGAATACATCCAGCGGCGAGATTACATTATCGAAAAGATGACAGAGCTGGGCTATCAGATTATCAAGCCAGATGGAGCTTTCTATATTTTTGCCAAAATTCCAGAGGGCTACAATCAATATTCTTTTGCTTTTTTGCAGGATTTTGCTGAGAAGAAGGCTGTGGCCTTTATCCCAGGAGCGGCCTTTGGCCAGTACGGAGAAGGTTATGTCCGCCTGTCTTATGCAGCTAGCATGGAAACCATCAAAGAAGCTCTGAAACGGCTCAAGGAGTACATGGAAGACCATGCTTAG
- the recO gene encoding DNA repair protein RecO, protein MLRPLTSKSLILYNRNFREDDKLVKIFTEQAGKRMFFVKHAGKSKLAPVIQPLTTAELLMKINDDGLSYIEDYQAVESYGQIKSDLFVMAYASYVAALADASIQDNQPDPALFAFLQKTLDLMNQGLDYEVLTNIFEIQILSRFGVSLNFHDCVFCHRTGLPFDFSFQYGGVLCPEHYHKDAHRSHLNPNIPFLLNQFQAVQFSELETISLKPEIKRQIRDFIDQLYDEYVGIHLKSKKFIDSLGDWGSILQDKHEEEQHEKNSY, encoded by the coding sequence ATGCTTAGACCGTTAACGAGTAAGAGTTTGATTCTCTATAATCGGAATTTTCGAGAAGATGATAAGCTGGTCAAGATTTTTACGGAACAGGCTGGCAAGCGAATGTTTTTCGTGAAACATGCGGGAAAATCCAAGCTGGCACCAGTCATCCAGCCTCTAACTACGGCAGAACTCTTGATGAAAATCAATGACGACGGACTCAGCTACATCGAAGATTACCAAGCTGTGGAAAGTTACGGGCAAATCAAGAGCGATCTCTTTGTCATGGCTTATGCTAGCTATGTGGCAGCCTTAGCAGATGCCAGTATTCAGGACAATCAGCCAGATCCAGCCCTCTTTGCCTTTCTGCAGAAGACACTAGATTTGATGAATCAAGGGCTGGATTATGAGGTTTTGACAAATATCTTTGAAATTCAGATTTTATCTCGCTTTGGCGTTTCTCTGAATTTCCATGACTGTGTTTTTTGTCATCGGACAGGTCTGCCTTTTGACTTTTCCTTTCAATATGGCGGAGTGCTTTGTCCAGAGCATTATCACAAGGATGCTCATCGCAGTCATCTCAATCCCAATATTCCTTTTTTGCTCAATCAGTTTCAGGCGGTTCAGTTTAGTGAGCTGGAGACAATTTCGCTCAAGCCTGAAATCAAGCGACAGATCAGGGACTTTATAGATCAACTTTATGATGAATACGTAGGCATTCATCTCAAATCAAAGAAATTTATCGACTCTCTGGGCGACTGGGGCAGTATTTTACAAGACAAACATGAGGAAGAACAGCATGAAAAAAATAGCTATTGA